A portion of the Mycobacterium paraseoulense genome contains these proteins:
- a CDS encoding DUF3556 domain-containing protein, whose translation MGFLKPELPQLDMAEWNKGTRSEKIRPMAKHWAEVGFGTPVALHLFYVVKILLYILGAWLFASATKGFGGFTNVASWWSEPIAFEKVVLYTMLFEVIGLGCGFGPLNNRFFPPMGSILYWMRFGTIRLPPWPDRVPLTRGTKRKPIDVALYALFLLVTFSALFSDGTGPIPELGTTVGLLPTWKIVLILLLLGVLGLRDKVIFLAARGEVYATMAVTFLFGGADMIVGSKVVFLVIWMGAATSKLNKHFPFVISTMMSNNPLVRPRWLKRQFFERFPDDLRPGRLSRWVAHVSTAIEMLVPLPLFFCHSGSPITVAAVVMVCFHLGILVSIPMGVPLEWNVFMIYGVLALFVAHARLGLRDLRHPVVVAILFVVIAGIVLLGNLFPRKISFLPGMRYYAGNWDTTLWCIKPSANDKISRGIVAIASMPQAQLERFYGSPEAAQIPLYMGYAFRGFNTHGRALFTLAHRAMAGHNEDDYILIDGERICSTAIGWNFGDGHMHNEQLIAALQERCHFEPGEVRVVLLDAQPIHKQIQAYRLVDAATGEFERGVVRVADMVTRQPWADDVPVAVLSE comes from the coding sequence ATGGGATTTCTCAAGCCTGAGCTGCCGCAGCTCGACATGGCCGAGTGGAACAAGGGCACCCGTAGCGAGAAGATCCGTCCGATGGCCAAGCACTGGGCCGAGGTCGGTTTCGGCACGCCGGTCGCGCTGCACCTGTTCTATGTCGTCAAAATCCTGCTCTACATCCTCGGCGCCTGGCTGTTCGCCTCGGCGACCAAAGGGTTCGGCGGCTTCACCAACGTCGCGTCGTGGTGGTCGGAGCCCATCGCGTTCGAGAAGGTCGTCCTCTACACGATGCTGTTCGAGGTGATCGGGCTGGGTTGCGGGTTCGGGCCGCTGAACAACCGGTTCTTCCCACCCATGGGCTCGATCCTCTACTGGATGCGGTTCGGCACCATCCGGCTGCCACCGTGGCCGGACCGGGTGCCCCTGACCAGGGGCACCAAGCGTAAGCCGATCGACGTCGCGCTGTACGCGCTGTTCCTGCTGGTGACCTTCAGTGCGTTGTTCTCCGACGGCACCGGGCCGATACCGGAGCTGGGCACGACGGTCGGGTTGCTGCCGACCTGGAAGATCGTGCTGATCCTGCTGCTGCTCGGCGTGCTGGGCCTGCGCGACAAGGTGATCTTCTTGGCCGCCCGCGGCGAGGTCTACGCGACCATGGCGGTGACGTTCCTGTTCGGCGGCGCCGACATGATCGTCGGGTCCAAGGTGGTGTTCCTGGTCATCTGGATGGGTGCCGCGACGTCGAAGCTCAACAAGCACTTCCCGTTCGTGATCTCCACGATGATGTCCAACAACCCGCTGGTGCGTCCCCGGTGGCTGAAACGGCAGTTCTTCGAGAGGTTTCCGGACGACCTGCGGCCCGGGCGGCTGTCGCGCTGGGTGGCGCACGTGAGCACCGCCATCGAGATGCTGGTGCCGCTGCCGTTGTTCTTCTGCCACAGCGGCTCGCCGATCACGGTGGCCGCCGTCGTCATGGTCTGTTTCCACTTGGGCATTCTCGTGTCGATCCCGATGGGCGTGCCGCTGGAGTGGAACGTCTTCATGATCTACGGCGTGCTCGCCTTGTTCGTCGCGCACGCCAGGCTGGGCCTACGCGACCTGAGACACCCGGTGGTGGTGGCGATCCTGTTCGTGGTCATCGCGGGAATCGTCTTGCTGGGCAACCTGTTTCCACGCAAAATCTCATTCCTGCCGGGGATGCGGTACTACGCCGGGAACTGGGACACCACGCTGTGGTGCATCAAACCCTCGGCCAACGACAAGATCAGCAGGGGCATCGTGGCGATCGCGAGCATGCCGCAGGCCCAGCTGGAGCGGTTCTACGGCAGCCCGGAGGCCGCCCAGATCCCGCTCTACATGGGATATGCGTTCCGCGGGTTCAACACTCACGGCCGCGCGTTGTTCACGCTGGCGCACCGCGCAATGGCGGGCCACAACGAGGACGACTACATCCTCATCGACGGCGAGCGCATTTGCAGCACCGCCATCGGCTGGAATTTCGGCGACGGCCACATGCACAACGAGCAGCTGATCGCCGCGCTGCAGGAGCGCTGCCACTTCGAGCCCGGCGAGGTGCGAGTGGTCCTGCTCGATGCCCAGCCGATCCACAAGCAGATCCAGGCCTACCGGTTGGTGGATGCGGCGACGGGCGAGTTCGAGCGCGGCGTCGTCCGGGTCGCGGACATGGTGACCCGGCAGCCCTGGGCCGACGACGTCCCCGTCGCGGTGCTTTCGGAGTAG